Proteins co-encoded in one Ruegeria pomeroyi DSS-3 genomic window:
- the mnmA gene encoding tRNA 2-thiouridine(34) synthase MnmA has product MALDTEMPLNSLGFAKPPSETRVVVAMSGGVDSSVVAAYLADQGYDVVGVTLQLYDHGAALAKKGACCAGIDIHDARRVAEERGFPHYVLDYENIFKDAVIDEFADSYLAGATPVPCIRCNERVKFKDLLETARDLEADCMATGHYIQRKMGPNGPELHCAEDANRDQSYFLFSTTPEQLDYLRFPLGHLPSKDATREMAAQYGLAVADKPDSQDICFVPNGNYASVIEKLRPGAAEPGEIVHADGRVLGSHEGVIHYTIGQRRGLGIGGLSEPLYVVRLDVDRKQVVVGPKELLATRTIPVREINWLGDAPFTSRPEWHLSVKVRSTRPPREAIVRPISETEAEVELLTPEEGVSPGQACVFYESDGSRIFGGGWIWRGY; this is encoded by the coding sequence ATGGCGCTGGACACCGAAATGCCGCTGAACTCGCTTGGCTTTGCCAAACCACCCTCGGAAACGCGGGTGGTCGTTGCCATGTCGGGCGGAGTCGACAGCTCGGTCGTGGCCGCCTATCTGGCCGATCAGGGCTATGACGTGGTGGGGGTCACCCTGCAGCTTTACGATCACGGCGCCGCGCTTGCCAAGAAGGGCGCTTGTTGCGCGGGCATCGACATCCACGATGCCCGCCGCGTCGCCGAGGAACGCGGCTTTCCCCATTACGTTCTGGATTACGAGAACATCTTCAAGGACGCGGTGATCGACGAGTTTGCCGACAGCTATCTGGCCGGCGCCACGCCGGTCCCCTGCATCCGCTGCAACGAGCGGGTGAAGTTCAAGGACCTGCTGGAGACCGCCCGCGATCTCGAGGCCGACTGCATGGCCACCGGCCATTACATCCAGCGCAAGATGGGTCCGAACGGGCCCGAGCTGCATTGCGCCGAGGATGCCAACCGCGACCAATCCTATTTCCTGTTCTCGACCACGCCGGAACAGCTCGACTATCTGCGCTTCCCGCTGGGCCACCTACCCTCGAAGGACGCGACCCGCGAAATGGCGGCGCAATACGGTCTGGCCGTGGCCGACAAGCCCGACAGTCAGGACATCTGTTTCGTGCCCAACGGCAACTATGCCAGCGTGATCGAGAAACTGCGCCCGGGTGCCGCCGAACCGGGCGAGATCGTGCATGCCGACGGGCGCGTGCTGGGCAGCCACGAGGGCGTCATCCACTACACCATCGGCCAGCGCCGCGGCCTGGGCATCGGCGGCCTCAGCGAGCCGCTTTATGTGGTGCGCCTGGACGTGGACAGGAAACAGGTGGTGGTCGGCCCCAAGGAGCTGCTGGCCACCCGCACCATCCCGGTGCGCGAGATCAACTGGCTGGGCGACGCGCCCTTTACCTCGCGCCCCGAATGGCATCTGTCGGTCAAGGTCCGCTCGACCCGCCCCCCGCGCGAGGCGATCGTGCGCCCGATCAGCGAGACCGAGGCCGAGGTGGAACTGTTGACGCCCGAGGAGGGCGTGTCGCCCGGACAGGCCTGCGTTTTCTATGAAAGCGACGGTAGCCGCATCTTTGGCGGCGGCTGGATCTGGCGTGGATATTGA
- the ctrA gene encoding response regulator transcription factor CtrA, with protein sequence MRILLVEDDPTTSKSIELMLTHANLNVYATDLGEEGIDLAKLYDYDLILLDINLPDMNGHEVLRQLRMSRIETPILILSGVDDTESKIKGFGFGADDYLTKPFHREELVARIHAIIRRSKGHSQSVIRTGKISVNLDAKTVEVEGQPVHLTGKEYQMLELLSLRKGTTLTKEMFLNHLYGGMDEPELKIIDVFICKLRKKLSNATGGENYIETVWGRGYVLRDPQADGLPDPRIAVNA encoded by the coding sequence ATGCGCATACTTTTAGTCGAGGATGATCCGACGACGTCCAAGAGCATCGAACTGATGCTGACCCATGCCAATCTGAACGTCTATGCGACCGATCTCGGCGAAGAAGGCATCGACCTGGCGAAACTTTACGACTACGATCTGATCCTGCTCGACATCAATCTGCCCGACATGAACGGGCATGAGGTGCTGCGCCAGCTGCGCATGTCGCGGATCGAAACCCCCATCCTGATCCTGTCGGGCGTCGACGATACCGAGAGCAAGATCAAGGGCTTCGGCTTTGGCGCCGACGATTATCTGACCAAACCCTTCCATCGCGAGGAACTGGTGGCGCGCATTCATGCCATCATCCGCCGCTCGAAGGGGCATTCGCAATCGGTGATCCGCACCGGCAAGATCTCGGTCAATCTGGATGCCAAGACGGTCGAGGTCGAGGGCCAGCCGGTGCATCTGACCGGCAAGGAATACCAGATGCTCGAACTGCTGTCGCTGCGCAAGGGCACCACCCTGACCAAGGAGATGTTCCTGAACCATCTCTATGGTGGCATGGACGAGCCCGAGCTGAAGATCATCGACGTGTTCATCTGCAAGCTTCGCAAGAAGCTGAGCAATGCAACCGGAGGAGAGAATTACATCGAAACGGTCTGGGGGCGGGGCTATGTGCTGCGCGATCCGCAGGCCGACGGGTTGCCCGATCCACGGATCGCGGTCAACGCCTGA
- a CDS encoding DUF1153 domain-containing protein, whose product MFLRKVEGPRSVTLPDGSIMTRADLPPANTRRWVASRKIAVVRGVIYGLITLAEAKQIYGLSDEEFNSWVSALAEHGKDALKVTALKKYRQL is encoded by the coding sequence ATGTTCTTGCGAAAGGTTGAAGGCCCCCGATCCGTCACGCTGCCGGATGGCTCCATCATGACGCGGGCGGATTTGCCCCCGGCCAACACACGCCGCTGGGTCGCATCGCGCAAGATCGCGGTGGTGCGAGGCGTGATCTATGGGCTGATCACGCTGGCAGAGGCCAAGCAGATCTATGGTCTGAGCGATGAGGAGTTCAACAGCTGGGTTTCCGCCCTGGCCGAACACGGAAAAGATGCATTGAAGGTGACCGCGCTAAAAAAGTATCGACAACTTTAG